In the genome of Methylophaga nitratireducenticrescens, one region contains:
- a CDS encoding HD domain-containing phosphohydrolase, translated as MANQYGRPDNLKPYESARRLSILKKTKEVLIIDDQSTGRTILEKIVQQIGENIHVTALSNSTEALQWLSQHEADLIVTDYRMPEIDGIEFIRRVRQMPALQSVPIMMITVVSEKAVRYDALDAGATAFLTRPIDQIECRTSCRNLLQMHEQHLIIEDRANWLARQVEIATEQIILREKETIIRLAKAGEYRDEGTGNHVIRMAKYSRFIAEALGVFDEQQCEDLEYAAPMHDIGKIGIPDNILLKPGKLDPEEWEIMKTHTTIGHEILSDSQSKYMHIGAVIALHHHERYDGKGYPSQLKGEEIPLIARVVSVADIYDALVSERPYKKAWSNEDACRYIEQSAGTQLDPRCVQAFFDRIDAIQQIQAEYAD; from the coding sequence TTGGCAAACCAATATGGTCGTCCTGACAATTTAAAACCTTATGAATCAGCAAGGAGACTGAGTATTCTTAAGAAGACCAAAGAGGTATTGATCATCGATGATCAATCAACCGGCAGAACTATTTTAGAAAAGATAGTCCAGCAAATTGGTGAAAATATTCACGTCACGGCGTTAAGTAACTCTACTGAGGCACTTCAATGGCTGAGTCAACATGAGGCCGATTTAATTGTAACGGATTATCGTATGCCGGAAATTGATGGCATCGAATTTATTCGTCGTGTGCGCCAGATGCCTGCTTTGCAAAGTGTTCCCATCATGATGATTACTGTCGTCAGCGAAAAAGCCGTGCGTTATGACGCACTGGATGCTGGGGCTACTGCTTTCCTCACCCGCCCCATTGATCAAATTGAATGTCGTACCAGTTGTCGTAATCTTTTACAGATGCACGAGCAACACCTGATCATTGAAGACCGTGCCAATTGGTTGGCACGCCAGGTAGAAATTGCTACTGAGCAGATTATTTTGCGTGAAAAAGAGACCATTATTCGTCTGGCCAAGGCGGGTGAATATCGTGATGAAGGGACCGGAAATCACGTTATTCGAATGGCGAAATACTCCCGTTTTATTGCTGAAGCATTAGGCGTTTTCGATGAACAGCAATGTGAGGATCTTGAATATGCGGCTCCCATGCACGACATCGGCAAAATCGGAATTCCTGATAACATTCTGCTAAAGCCGGGCAAGCTGGATCCGGAAGAATGGGAAATCATGAAAACGCACACTACTATCGGTCATGAAATACTTTCTGATAGTCAATCGAAGTACATGCATATTGGTGCGGTCATCGCGTTGCATCATCACGAACGCTATGATGGAAAAGGCTATCCTTCTCAATTAAAAGGCGAAGAAATTCCACTTATTGCCAGAGTCGTTTCTGTCGCCGATATCTATGATGCATTGGTTTCGGAACGGCCTTATAAAAAAGCCTGGTCAAATGAAGATGCCTGTCGTTACATCGAGCAAAGCGCGGGGACACAACTCGACCCAAGATGTGTTCAGGCGTTTTTTGACCGGATAGATGCCATCCAGCAAATTCAAGCCGAGTATGCTGATTAA
- a CDS encoding sirohydrochlorin chelatase, which translates to MKALLLIAHGSRRQRSNDEVIALAEKLKTECAEHYDIVQAAFLELADTLIADGIENCVRDGARQITVLPYFLNSGRHVTEDIPHDVDAVRPNFPDVEIQIAQHIGASTAMIDMLKATAVNAV; encoded by the coding sequence ATGAAAGCATTATTACTTATTGCCCATGGCAGCAGACGCCAGCGTTCAAATGATGAAGTCATTGCACTGGCTGAAAAATTAAAAACGGAATGCGCCGAACATTACGATATTGTGCAAGCCGCATTTCTGGAACTTGCCGATACGTTGATTGCGGATGGGATTGAAAACTGCGTGCGTGATGGCGCTCGTCAAATCACTGTTTTACCTTATTTTCTAAATTCCGGACGTCATGTAACCGAAGACATTCCTCACGATGTAGATGCAGTTCGTCCGAATTTTCCGGATGTAGAAATTCAGATTGCTCAACATATTGGCGCGTCAACAGCCATGATCGATATGTTGAAAGCTACTGCCGTAAATGCAGTCTAG
- a CDS encoding PH domain-containing protein, translating to MSSIPQCRIERAGSETETFFIIHQNIDGEQQMLSKQFASHQQALDYILVQGWQVERERAEDSMIIASRFLKP from the coding sequence ATGTCATCCATTCCACAATGCCGCATTGAAAGAGCGGGTTCTGAAACCGAAACTTTTTTTATCATTCATCAAAATATTGATGGTGAGCAGCAAATGTTAAGTAAGCAGTTTGCCAGTCATCAGCAGGCATTGGACTATATCCTGGTCCAGGGCTGGCAGGTTGAGCGTGAGAGAGCTGAAGATTCGATGATCATTGCTTCCAGATTCTTAAAGCCTTGA
- the pqqA gene encoding pyrroloquinoline quinone precursor peptide PqqA, protein MWTKPEYSDMRFGFEVTMYICNR, encoded by the coding sequence ATGTGGACTAAACCAGAATATTCAGATATGCGTTTCGGCTTTGAAGTAACAATGTACATTTGTAACCGTTAA
- the ilvD gene encoding dihydroxy-acid dehydratase: MADTRKYSSIVVDGTGKSPARAMLRAVGFNDADFQKPQIGIASTWSMVTPCNMHINQLADFACQGADEAGGKGVIFNTITISDGIANGTIGMKYSLVSREVIADSIEAVAGCQGFDGLIAIGGCDKNMPGCLIGLARLNRPAVFIYGGTIQPGAGHTDIVSVFEAVGQHARGDMTSAELQQVEKTAIPGAGSCGGMYTANTMASAIEALGMSLPNSSAQEAVSLSKTEDCRRAGAAVMYMLEHDIKPTDIMTRQAFENAITTLIALGGSTNAVLHMLAMAHAVDVELTLDDFARIGRQVPVLADLRPSGKYMMSELIAIGGIQPLMKDLLDRGLLHGDCLTVTGKTLAENLADVAPYPADQDIIRPFDQPIKKDSHLVILKGNLAPEGAVAKITGKEGLRFTGKARVFHSEEEAQQDILNGTVVKGDVIVIRYEGPKGGPGMREMLSPTSAVIGKGLGNEVALITDGRFSGGSHGFVVGHITPEAFDGGPIALIENGDQITIDAETAEITLHLSDSDIDKRRMAWKPIPPRYTRGLLAKYAHTVSSASEGAVTDKNL; this comes from the coding sequence ATGGCAGATACACGCAAATATTCATCAATAGTGGTAGACGGTACTGGCAAATCTCCTGCCAGAGCGATGTTACGTGCCGTTGGTTTCAATGATGCGGACTTCCAAAAACCACAGATTGGTATCGCCTCCACCTGGAGCATGGTCACGCCCTGCAATATGCATATTAATCAACTGGCTGACTTTGCCTGCCAGGGAGCCGATGAAGCAGGCGGTAAAGGGGTTATATTCAACACCATTACCATTTCTGATGGCATTGCAAATGGCACTATTGGCATGAAATATTCACTGGTATCCCGTGAAGTCATTGCTGATTCGATCGAGGCCGTCGCTGGCTGTCAGGGATTTGATGGACTGATCGCCATTGGCGGTTGCGATAAAAACATGCCTGGCTGTCTGATTGGCCTTGCCCGCCTCAATCGACCAGCAGTATTTATCTATGGTGGTACGATTCAACCTGGTGCAGGTCATACCGACATTGTTTCTGTATTTGAGGCAGTTGGACAGCATGCCCGGGGAGATATGACGTCTGCTGAATTGCAGCAAGTTGAAAAAACGGCCATTCCCGGTGCCGGATCGTGTGGTGGCATGTACACAGCCAACACCATGGCTTCAGCAATTGAAGCATTGGGTATGAGTCTGCCAAACAGTTCGGCACAAGAAGCAGTGTCTCTCTCCAAAACAGAGGATTGCCGCAGAGCAGGCGCTGCAGTGATGTATATGCTCGAACACGACATTAAACCCACCGATATCATGACCCGGCAGGCTTTTGAAAATGCAATTACCACCCTCATTGCGCTGGGAGGTTCGACAAATGCGGTTTTACATATGTTGGCGATGGCCCATGCGGTGGATGTTGAACTCACATTAGATGATTTCGCCCGAATCGGCCGTCAAGTCCCTGTGCTGGCTGACCTGCGTCCCAGCGGCAAATACATGATGTCGGAACTGATTGCTATCGGGGGTATTCAGCCATTGATGAAAGATCTGTTGGATCGTGGCTTGTTACATGGCGATTGCCTGACCGTAACAGGTAAAACCCTGGCGGAAAATCTGGCCGATGTAGCGCCCTATCCTGCCGATCAGGATATTATTCGTCCATTTGACCAGCCCATCAAAAAAGACAGCCATCTGGTCATTCTTAAAGGTAATTTAGCCCCAGAAGGCGCTGTCGCTAAAATCACCGGCAAGGAAGGGTTACGTTTTACCGGTAAAGCCCGGGTGTTCCATTCTGAAGAAGAGGCACAGCAGGACATTTTGAATGGCACTGTGGTGAAAGGTGATGTCATCGTTATCCGTTATGAGGGTCCAAAAGGCGGCCCCGGTATGCGGGAAATGCTTAGTCCTACTTCAGCAGTTATCGGCAAAGGTCTTGGTAACGAAGTTGCGTTAATAACCGATGGTCGTTTCTCAGGTGGAAGTCATGGTTTTGTGGTTGGACACATAACCCCTGAAGCTTTTGATGGCGGCCCGATTGCACTGATTGAAAACGGTGATCAAATTACCATTGATGCGGAAACGGCTGAAATCACCCTTCACCTGAGCGACAGCGATATCGATAAAAGACGCATGGCATGGAAACCTATCCCTCCCCGCTATACGCGCGGGCTTTTAGCGAAATATGCCCATACTGTCTCCTCAGCTTCTGAAGGCGCCGTCACAGACAAAAACTTATGA
- a CDS encoding fatty acid desaturase gives MQNNDISSEPRTIMRALKDYRTSRIARSIIELLVTLVPFALLWTLSWAALSAGHWLGLLITIPAAGFLVRLFMIKHDCSHGAFFSSKGANEWVGRVIGVLNLTPFDFWRHTHRHHHAHSGNLDRPRIGGIDTLTVEEFRALPRNKRQRYRFYRHPLVLFALGPAYLFLLDNRLPVGFMRAGWMPWLSTMMTNVAILVVVAAMMWLVGIGPFLLVQLPITLLAATIGVWLFYVQHQFEDTYWEHESNWTLQEAALHGSSHYDLPRILRWFTANIGIHHIHHLSSRIPFYRLPEVLRDYPELREVGHITLWQSFASVRLALWDEEKHRLVSFREAKV, from the coding sequence ATGCAAAACAACGACATCTCCAGCGAACCGCGCACCATTATGCGGGCCCTGAAAGATTACCGCACATCACGTATCGCCCGCAGTATTATTGAACTGCTGGTTACATTGGTCCCTTTTGCGCTTCTCTGGACCCTATCCTGGGCGGCACTGAGTGCCGGACACTGGCTTGGTCTTCTGATCACCATTCCTGCCGCAGGCTTTCTTGTGCGGTTGTTCATGATCAAACATGACTGCAGCCATGGTGCCTTTTTTTCTTCAAAAGGGGCCAATGAATGGGTTGGACGAGTAATCGGTGTATTGAACCTGACGCCCTTCGACTTCTGGCGCCACACTCACAGACATCATCATGCGCACTCTGGTAATCTCGATCGCCCGCGTATCGGCGGCATCGATACCCTGACCGTTGAGGAATTTCGAGCTTTGCCTCGCAACAAGAGACAACGTTACCGATTCTACCGTCATCCATTGGTCCTGTTCGCTCTTGGCCCAGCCTACCTATTTCTGCTCGACAATCGATTGCCAGTAGGGTTCATGCGCGCAGGATGGATGCCATGGCTGAGCACTATGATGACTAATGTGGCAATTCTGGTCGTTGTTGCCGCGATGATGTGGCTGGTGGGTATTGGCCCCTTCCTCCTTGTGCAGTTGCCAATCACGCTGCTGGCAGCAACAATAGGCGTCTGGCTTTTCTATGTTCAGCACCAATTCGAAGACACTTACTGGGAGCACGAATCCAACTGGACTCTACAAGAGGCCGCGCTGCATGGCAGTTCGCACTACGATTTGCCTCGCATTCTGCGCTGGTTCACTGCCAACATCGGGATTCACCATATCCATCACCTCAGCAGTCGCATTCCCTTCTACCGTCTGCCCGAAGTCCTGCGCGATTATCCCGAACTGCGTGAAGTAGGTCACATCACCCTATGGCAGAGCTTCGCCTCTGTGCGTCTGGCTCTGTGGGACGAGGAAAAGCATCGCCTTGTCAGCTTCAGAGAGGCAAAGGTCTGA
- a CDS encoding IS982 family transposase, producing the protein MYNLEKMYCEVDDFCQRFIPAWQHQQIAAGDKCRNKPGKLSESEVITILILFHQLRFRDFKTFYTHYARKHLKQAFPQLVSYTRMLKLLQSVLVPLCAFMTQRYGKPTGIAFVDSTKLAVCHNIRIPRNRVFSGVAERGKGTMGWFYGFKLHLLVNEQGEILSVKITTANIDDRKPIPDMVKQLWGTLYGDKGYLSQTLKESLAEQGIKLVTGIRKNMKPQLMTLWDRLMLRKRYVIETIFDQLKNISQIEHSRHRSPVSFMVHLMAGLVAYTFQPKKPSIKLNRNEKGALMQI; encoded by the coding sequence ATGTACAATTTAGAGAAAATGTATTGCGAAGTCGATGATTTTTGCCAAAGATTTATCCCGGCCTGGCAACACCAGCAGATAGCAGCCGGAGATAAATGCCGGAACAAGCCTGGCAAGTTGTCGGAAAGTGAAGTCATCACTATTCTGATTTTATTTCACCAGCTCCGCTTCAGAGACTTCAAGACCTTTTATACACACTATGCTCGGAAGCACTTGAAGCAAGCTTTCCCCCAACTGGTTAGCTATACCCGCATGTTGAAACTGCTGCAAAGTGTGCTGGTTCCCCTGTGTGCCTTTATGACACAACGTTACGGCAAACCAACCGGCATCGCCTTTGTTGATTCAACCAAACTGGCGGTATGCCACAACATTCGCATTCCTCGAAACCGTGTCTTTAGCGGTGTTGCAGAGCGAGGCAAGGGCACCATGGGCTGGTTTTATGGCTTTAAGCTACACCTGTTAGTGAACGAACAAGGTGAAATACTTTCAGTAAAAATCACAACGGCCAATATTGATGACCGCAAGCCCATACCGGACATGGTCAAACAGCTATGGGGCACCTTGTATGGCGATAAAGGTTATCTGTCTCAAACACTTAAAGAGTCATTAGCCGAACAAGGCATTAAGCTGGTCACCGGCATTCGCAAGAATATGAAACCGCAACTGATGACGTTATGGGACCGGTTGATGTTGAGAAAACGCTATGTGATTGAAACAATATTTGACCAATTGAAGAATATTTCTCAAATCGAACACTCACGGCACCGCAGCCCTGTCAGCTTTATGGTCCACCTCATGGCTGGATTGGTGGCTTATACCTTCCAACCCAAGAAGCCTTCTATCAAGTTGAACAGGAATGAAAAGGGCGCGCTTATGCAGATCTGA